The following proteins come from a genomic window of Thermoproteus sp.:
- the hisB gene encoding imidazoleglycerol-phosphate dehydratase (catalyzes the dehydration of D-erythro-1-(imidazol-4-yl)glycerol 3-phosphate to 3-(imidazol-4-yl)-2-oxopropyl phosphate in histidine biosynthesis): MIRETKETRVLVELSRGGPASVSTPVPFLTHMVETLLHYAGLGGRVEAVVLRELDEGHHVIEDVGLALGMALAELIGDRRSIARYGWAIVPMDEAEATASVDLGGRPFWLVKAKLPNVTIGGYPTYMFEHFVRSLASESKATIHIRVSGRDPHHMIEAAHKALGLALRQALMPSERPMTTK, translated from the coding sequence ATGATTAGAGAGACCAAGGAGACTAGAGTATTGGTGGAGCTGTCGAGAGGAGGCCCGGCCTCCGTCTCGACGCCGGTGCCGTTTCTGACCCACATGGTCGAGACTCTGCTCCACTATGCTGGCTTGGGCGGCAGGGTAGAGGCCGTCGTGTTGAGAGAACTCGACGAGGGCCACCACGTCATAGAGGACGTGGGGCTCGCCTTGGGCATGGCCCTTGCGGAGCTGATAGGCGATAGGCGCTCTATAGCTCGATACGGATGGGCCATAGTGCCCATGGACGAGGCGGAGGCGACGGCCTCCGTGGACCTCGGCGGGAGGCCGTTCTGGCTGGTAAAGGCGAAGTTGCCCAACGTGACGATAGGCGGATACCCCACCTATATGTTCGAACACTTCGTGAGGTCTCTCGCCTCCGAGTCCAAGGCCACGATTCACATAAGGGTGTCGGGGAGAGACCCACACCACATGATAGAGGCCGCCCATAAGGCCTTAGGCCTGGCGCTCAGACAGGCGCTTATGCCGTCAGAAAGGCCGATGACCACGAAATGA